One window from the genome of Mastacembelus armatus chromosome 18, fMasArm1.2, whole genome shotgun sequence encodes:
- the LOC113144192 gene encoding ras-related protein Rab-38 isoform X1 encodes MQRERLLKVLVIGDLGVGKTSIIKRYVHQVFSQHYRATIGVDFALKVLNWDHKTVVRLQLWDIAGQERYGNMTRVYYREAVGALVVFDMTRLSTFQAILKWKGDLDSKVALSNGKPVPAVLLANKCDQRRHGLCPKLPKLENFSKEYGFVGWYETSAKDNTNINAAITCLVNNIMSAEEEGATNSSDKTEPGGQKHSDDPIDTSLIMWFSLQSLTSLLLLGLSIFLSASIYLWILRYICIGCSQPLPAGTEPEALAGMV; translated from the exons ATGCAGCGTGAGCGCCTGCTCAAAGTTTTAGTCATCGGCGATCTGGGAGTCGGGAAAACATCCATCATAAAGCGCTACGTGCACCAGGTGTTCTCTCAACACTACCGGGCCACCATCGGAGTGGACTTCGCCCTCAAAGTCCTCAATTGGGATCACAAGACGGTGGTGCGGCTGCAGCTGTGGGACATCGCCG GACAAGAACGCTACGGTAACATGACCCGAGTGTACTACAGAGAGGCTGTGGGAGCGCTCGTCGTCTTCGACATGACAAGACTTTCCACGTTTCAGGCCATCCTCAAGTGGAAAGGAGACCTAGACTCAAAG GTTGCCCTGAGCAACGGGAAGCCGGTTCCAGCTGTTCTACTGGCCAATAAGTGTGACCAGCGGCGTCATGGTTTGTGCCCCAAGCTGCCCAAACTGGAGAACTTCTCCAAGGAGTACGGATTTGTCGGCTGGTACGAAACCTCTGCCAAA GACAACACCAACATTAATGCAGCCATCACGTGTTTGGTGAACAACATCATGTCCGCAGAGGAGGAAGGAGCGACAAACAGCTCGGACAAAACCGAACCAGGGG GCCAGAAACACAGTGATGACCCCATCGACACCTCTCTCATCATGTGGTTCAGCCTTCAGTCCCTAACCAGCCTCCTGCTGCTGGGTCTTTCCATCTTCCTGTCTGCCAGCATTTACCTATGGATCCTCAGATATATCTGCATTGGCTGCTCCCAGCCCCTCCCTGCTGGCACTGAACCAGAAGCCTTGGCTGGGATGGTGTGA
- the rab39bb gene encoding RAB39B, member RAS oncogene family b: MEAIWLYQFRLIVIGDSTVGKSCLIRRFTEGRFAQVSDPTVGVDFFSRLVEIEPGKRIKLQIWDTAGQERFRSITRAYYRNSVGGLLLFDITNRRSFQNVHDWLEEARSHVQPHSIVFLLVGHKCDLEAQRQVTRQEAEKLAGAYGMRYVETSARDAINVEHAFTELTRDIFALVRSGDITIQEGWEGVKSGFVPNVVHSSEEVTKSDRRCLC, encoded by the exons ATGGAGGCGATATGGCTCTATCAGTTCCGACTGATTGTCATCGGGGACTCCACGGTGGGCAAATCGTGTCTGATCCGGCGGTTCACGGAGGGCCGCTTCGCCCAGGTGTCCGACCCCACCGTCGGCGTTGACTTCTTCTCCCGGCTCGTGGAGATCGAACCGGGCAAGCGGATCAAGCTGCAGATCTGGGACACTGCGGGCCAGGAGCGCTTCAG GTCAATCACCAGGGCTTACTACCGTAACTCAGTGGGCGGGCTCCTCCTGTTTGACATCACCAATCGGCGCTCCTTCCAGAACGTCCATGACTGGTTGGAGGAAGCTCGCAGCCATGTCCAGCCGCACAGCATCGTCTTCCTATTGGTCGGCCACAAGTGTGACCTGGAGGCACAGCGCCAG GTGACCCGCCAAGAGGCAGAGAAGCTAGCAGGAGCGTACGGGATGCGCTATGTGGAGACATCGGCCCGTGACGCCATCAACGTGGAGCACGCCTTCACCGAGCTGACCAGAGACATCTTTGCCCTGGTGCGATCCGGTGACATCACAATCCAGGAGGGCTGGGAGGGTGTGAAGAGCGGGTTTGTGCCCAACGTGGTTCACTCCTCGGAGGAAGTGACCAAGAGTGACCGCCGCTGTCTGTGTTGA
- the LOC113144192 gene encoding ras-related protein Rab-38 isoform X2 yields the protein MQRERLLKVLVIGDLGVGKTSIIKRYVHQVFSQHYRATIGVDFALKVLNWDHKTVVRLQLWDIAGQERYGNMTRVYYREAVGALVVFDMTRLSTFQAILKWKGDLDSKVALSNGKPVPAVLLANKCDQRRHGLCPKLPKLENFSKEYGFVGWYETSAKDNTNINAAITCLVNNIMSAEEEGATNSSDKTEPGGSILVLPHYDYSAKEKGLSGCSGCSGLKPDRDND from the exons ATGCAGCGTGAGCGCCTGCTCAAAGTTTTAGTCATCGGCGATCTGGGAGTCGGGAAAACATCCATCATAAAGCGCTACGTGCACCAGGTGTTCTCTCAACACTACCGGGCCACCATCGGAGTGGACTTCGCCCTCAAAGTCCTCAATTGGGATCACAAGACGGTGGTGCGGCTGCAGCTGTGGGACATCGCCG GACAAGAACGCTACGGTAACATGACCCGAGTGTACTACAGAGAGGCTGTGGGAGCGCTCGTCGTCTTCGACATGACAAGACTTTCCACGTTTCAGGCCATCCTCAAGTGGAAAGGAGACCTAGACTCAAAG GTTGCCCTGAGCAACGGGAAGCCGGTTCCAGCTGTTCTACTGGCCAATAAGTGTGACCAGCGGCGTCATGGTTTGTGCCCCAAGCTGCCCAAACTGGAGAACTTCTCCAAGGAGTACGGATTTGTCGGCTGGTACGAAACCTCTGCCAAA GACAACACCAACATTAATGCAGCCATCACGTGTTTGGTGAACAACATCATGTCCGCAGAGGAGGAAGGAGCGACAAACAGCTCGGACAAAACCGAACCAGGGGGCAGCATTCTCGTTCTGCCCCACTACGACTACAGTGCGAAGGAAAAAGGACTCAGCGGGTGTTCTGGATGCTCCGGTCTTAAACCAGACAGAGATAACGACTGA